gaaaggtatatccaagttctagaacaacatatgctcccatccagacgtcgtctctttcagggaagatcttgcattttccaacatgacaatgccagaccacatactgcatcaattacaacatcatggctgcgtagaagaaggatccgggtactgaaatggccagcctgcagtccagatctttcacccatagaaaacatttggcgcatcataaagaggaagatgcaacaaagaagacctaagacagttgagcaactagaagcctgtattagacaagaatgggacaacattcctattcctaaacttgagcaacttgtctcctcagtccccagacgtttgcagactgttataaaaagaagaggggatgccacacagtggtaaacatggccttgtcccaacttttttgagatgtgttgatgccatgaaatttaaaatcaacttatttttcccttaaaatgatacattttctcagtttaaacatttgatatgtcatcaatgttgtattctgaataaaatattgaaatttgaaacttccacatcattgcattctgtttttattcacaatttgtacagtgtcccaacttttttggaatcgggctTGTAAAATTTTCTAACagtacaaatgacaaaaataagaaagaaaaagaattgcattgaaatattctgaatattAAGTTAAATATATCAAGTTAAGTAAAGTCAAATACATGGCTGCATAGTATagattatgtatttatatggGCAGATGGTTTTATAACTTGTATTGCAATCAGAGTATACATTTGAACCAGTTGATAGATTTCCTGCATgtgaatcaaacccatgacctttgcAGAGATATCAGTGTAAAACACTCTTCAAATGATCTTCTCTGTTGATAATCACACATGCAAATTCAACCATTAGCAATATTCTGCTATTTGGTCATGAAGAGAATTCTTTGATGCTATCACACAGCTATCAGTAGCATTGTCAATTGGTTTCCTGATACATCAGATATAGTCTATGCATTTGCCAGTGAACATCGATATGCCAAGATAAACAACagaatattttaagattattccTGTTGATATGTTGCAAATAAGtgcattttataatgaaatgttttaaaatatgctttatatttgtgtgtatgtattccCTCTCTGCTCGCAACTTTATAAATCTTGCCATCAGAGCTGGGTAGAATACTTACCAATTGTAGTCCATtactgattacagattacatgatgaaaactgtactgtagttagtaatgtaatcTAGGTTACTCATTTTAGGTCATATATTCAGACTActtttacttttagattactttttacCTAACTTGTTTTAAACTTACCATTAAACATGctatacagatatatatatatatatatatatatatatatatatataaagcaaaGGGAAGTAAAATATGTTccatttttttatatcaacagcattaaacattacattaaaacagGATTTCCTAACGTATGTGAGTGgataaaaaaacaactaataatCAATGACATCctagaaatgtaaaataaaatttattatttaaaaactaaaaatgtaagtatttaatttgtttacctCTGTGTCAATGTGACCATTAAGCAGCATTGAAATGTGAACACACAAATGTGATGTTAAATGATTGAAATATGAACTTGCCCACagatatttgaaatacattttttaggtCAAAGAGCATTGGAGGTTTTGcaggttttaaatatttttgttcagaCTTTCAGAATCAACCATTTCTGAAGGTCACTACATATGATGAAGACAAAGTGTTTCACAATTATACATCAGCAGTGTTTATAAACTTGCTTGAGATGTGTGTTCTTGAATCTTGATATCATTCTGGAATCTGATCAGGAGTCATGTAACAGCAATAACTAGAAATCAGTCTTTACTACCAGCTGAAAATTAGATCCTTTGTGTCCAAACAAGACCCAGATACGCTTTTTCATGCATTCATCACCAGCTGGGTAGATTAATAATGGACTTCTTACTGGCTGTCCcaaaaatagtattaaaaatatattagtttGAGCTCATACAAAATGCTACCATAATTTCCTAAACCCAAAACACCTTGCAGATATGCTGGTAGAATATGAACAAAAATAGCTCTCAGATGGCTAGGATCAGGTCATGTTGTCATGACTTGCAAATGTCACAAAACCGCATGTGCAAATTGTAATGTATATCTGGTAACTCTACAAACATTCacatattatgcaaaaaaaaaaaaaatgcatactaTAAACTGCATAAACGTGGTGCTGAGACAAATGTTAATTTTGCAATGAAGTCCTGTCTTAGACTTCTTGTTGTTTCATGACTTTTTAATTCTGTGGTCtctaactattttaaaataactagtAGCCTATATACGGCTCATTGGCAAAAGGATATAAATTTCAACCACCGAGGTTTAATATATAGTTAGTTCTTTCTTTAAGTTAATGAATTTCACAGATTTGCATGTTgactgaaaatgttattttcttatCACATTTTAAGCACAAATATTGCAGTGTCCACTAATAGCTTGAAAATTAGGCAGGCATTTGGTTGGTGAGCAAGCAGAAAGGCACAAGAACACTCTCACAAATTTTCACGTTCACTGTTACCGGCTGGTTAAATGACCTTCCCAGCCCTACCCAGACAGCAGAgtcaagaaacggctaaaagCGCATCTTTTTCAAATCCTTTATGTTTTCACTGTTTCTTTCTTTACAGTTTATGGCTCTAGCCTGTAATCCTTTAAACAGTGTTTGAAACTTATTAGCACTTCTCATGTCATTGCCACTTTAGGAGGAAGTGCTTTGTTGTATCTGTTACttgtcactttggataaaagcatctgttaaattaataaatatatatgaatttaGAGCACTTTGATACATCAGTAtaactttttaactttgtaaCGTTCTTtaaacattcctcaaaagcctaatgtatcatatttgatactcacatattaacatgatttttttctttaaaaaaaggataatcaagtaaacctaaGTTGCTTCAGTACAGTACGTGttaatcttgaaatattactaatactataaaagttattcttaaaatttatttatgtacCATGACCTTAAGTCGGACATTGATACAATCACACTAAAAGGCCTTTCTACTAAGTATCAGAGGGCAGAAGGAACAGGTGATTGTGTacaacagttgttgtttttttgttgttgttttttttttgcaaatcatGCAATCATGCAAATTTAATCATGTTGATAATTTAATAGGCTTTATATGGATAATGAGTCTCATTTTGTTGACTAAACTCAATACTATTTTCAGAATTCAAAAAGCCAACCAACGCATAACTAGCACACTGAGAAAACATCACATTAGAAAGGCACAGCCTGCCTAACTGTCTTAACTATTTTCAGAGGAGCTCCATTGGCATGAGTCCTGGCTGTATCACGCCAATGGAGCCCTCAAGTGGTGGGTATTGGTTTGTGCCACATTTTAATGCATGAAGGACAGCTGCCTGTAGCCTAGAAGGTTGGTTCAAAATGTAAGCACTTAGGCAGCTGTTGTATTCTAGACCCAAACACCTTCATTGTAAGTGTAGCTGAAGCATTTTTTGGTTTGTCAGGGTTTTAATCTTAGTCTGCCATTTCTCATATGAAAACCTGTTTTACCTATCAGTGAAGAGTCTTATGTTGGTATTTTACAACAATGGTAAAAATGTCCAGAAAGGGGCAACATAATGATGCAACCAGTCCTTTGCATAACAATCCAGAGATAACATCCTCCATAATCAAAAAGCCTTTTGTGAAATTTGCTCTTGCAGATTAAGGCTATAATTAAAGCTTTGTTAAAATTCATTGTTTttgtcttatatatatatatatatatatatatatatatatattaatcagACACCACATCAAGTCTTGATGCTACTTTCAAATTTGCTTTATTCTAGATGTTTTccacataatttacataattataCAAAATACTCTATTTCACAATGCATTATTCATATAGACACAGCTGACGTTAAATAAAGCAGCAAGTCAACATTAAATTCTAAGTATTGTTTTCTGAAATTATAGACATATTACATCAACACATGTTTGCATATTAGTTTAGCATGCATGTCACACAATGGAAAAATGCATATCATAATGGACTCATCATTTAACACcattatgaataaatgtgtcAGTATTTTGCCAATAATTATGTCTGAACGGAACCTGGttttattttcacatatataaattatttcagCCAAACTgaacatgaaaaaacaaaacaaattcagtCTCTGATGAGCAAAGAACTCTAGTTTTACTGGGCAGGAGCTTCTGAGATCCTCACTGATCTCTTCTTTCTGTGTTCAGTCCTTCAGAATTTGCTGTTTCCCTGCTAGTCAAGTCCTGTATATTCAGCATTGTCAACTCCCCCAGTTCCATCTCACTGTCTTCCGGTGGAGGGGACACAAAATCCCCTTCGACTTTCTCCATGTCCTCTTCTGGTTTAAGCCCTATAGTGTCAGGGATGATCTCCACCTCGATATCTGAAGAATCCTCGCTCTCCTTGAACCAAACGGTCTTGTGGCTGTCATCCTTCCTCCTCTCTTTAGCCAGAATGGATTTTACTTTATGCTTATTCACCTTTCCTCTGGTTTGGACGGCAGGACTGTGGTGTGAATGGTTGGTATGCGTCTGGAGTCCACAGGAGCTGCAGTGCCTCTGTCTCTCGCGAGGTATCACTCGCACCCTCGCTGCTTGAACTGCATCCAGTCTCCTTTCTCTCAGTTCAGCTCGCCTGGATCTGGATCTCCCTGTGTCCCCTTCATTCAAGAAACCATCATTGGTGAACTGCATGCTATCTCTTGGACTTGGCCTGTTAGGGGGCTGAGTAAACTTCAAGCATGGCCCTAAACACTGAATGAGGGCAGAGGGTTAATCTCACAATTTCATGAGCTGTATTTTACCTGCTGTAGTACATGATTATGGTGTTCTTATGGAACTTTCTCTTAATCGTCATTTCTTTTACAAAGTGGACACTCAGACCTGGACTCACTGAGCATTGATGAGAAGATGCTGACCTCAGACTTGAATGCATCAGGATTCCCCTTCTTGACACGGGATATCAGATAGCCAATCACAATGAGGCACAGCACCAGTAACGCAGCCATTACAAAGCCCAGCAAAGCCATGTCTCCTGCACGGTACCCCTCATCGGGTGACTGGACCCCCACTACTGATATGGCAGGTGTAAATAGAAAAATTAGACAGGCAACATGCTGAAAAAAGTATTAGAACCTTAAAGGATTAGTttacttccagaataaaaatgttctgataatttactcactcccATGTCATCAAAGATGCTcatatctttctttcttccttcagtagaaaagaaattaaggtttttgaggaaaacattccaggatttttcccATATAGTGGACTTTAATGGGACTCaacgggttgaaggtccaaattgcagtttcaatgcgGCTTCAAAGGACTCTACACGATCCCAGTCAAGGAATAAGGGTTTTATCTTGCGAAATGATCGGTCGTTTTTTTAATGGGCATTTGACTTTCTTTGCATGTtcgctttgtaaacactggatCGATACTTCCGCCTACATCACGCGTGACCTTTCCAATGTGTCTACATAATGCATGAAGTCGAGataaaaagtatattaatttcaattttttttttcgaaaATGACAGATCATTTCGCTAGATAACAACTTTATTCTATGCCTGGGattgtgtagagccctttgaagctgcattgaaactgcagtttggaccttcaacccattggctcccattgaagtccactatatggagaaaaggCCTGGAATCTTTTTGActgagaaaataaagaaatgaacatcttggatgacatggggtgagtaaattatcaggaatgTTTTATTCTGAAAGTGAACTGATCCTTTAACACTTAAACAAGGGGTGCTTaatcaaagactatagaaatacaaaggcGGTTCACTCCTattacttatgaatgggagaaactacAATCTGCAATATGGAGGGATAGTCccgccttctaaatgaaagagccaaacaTTGATTCGTAAAGTCATTGCATCACTGCAGTAGCCGTTAGAAGCTCtggttcccatagaaacctgaggcTGGACCAATCAAGCCCGTTTACCAATCAAGCGCGTTGGAACTACTcatgcgcattggctggtctagcctgaaaaataagctttttaaacgctatttgagcataagaaacaacattcatggggcagttcatttcagattttgttgctgatttgaaatatgtaatttaatcatGAGTTCAGctagcagtttttgagatttcaggattcccccattcatttagaTAGGACTTGATCTTGTTTgagctgcccggaggcgttgcaaatatggcggccgagtgaacagactttccttgaaagggactttggttTAATACTGCTCCTGAAAGGCCACCTTCCAGCAAAGTTTAGCTCTAGCCCCAgctaaacacacctgaaccagctcatcgaggtcttcaggatcactagaaaccTCCAGGTCAGTGTGTaggagctggttggagctaaactctgcaggaaagtggcccACCAGAAGCAAAATTGGACACTCCTGAGTTAAACTTTATAGGAAACCTTTTTTTGTAGCATAACTTACATGGTACTACAATCACAGAGAGAGTAGTTGTTCCTGCCTCACCAGTAGTCACATCCACTGCCCTAAGCTGGTGACAAAAGAAATCATTTTCAGTCACACTTTACGTTAAGTGGCCTTAGTTATAATGCATTTAACCATGTCATACAATATTCttatgtacatacatatttgtgCATTTGAAGTACTTGAATTAACATCTGTAGTTATACTGTTAGCATTACCCCTAATCATAACACAAACCTTACCCAAAAAAGACCCAACTCTAACCCCTATAATCTTAACCCTAACCCTTACCCTTActcctaaacctaaccatacCCAATGCAGAATGCAGATATACAGTAAATCCACAGTCTTGTAGACACTGAATGTTGGTATCTAGTAGTGAAGGctacctaatataaagtgtgccTGAATTTTCAAATTCAGACTTAGGTTTTGAAGATTTTAGCCTTAAGACTGACAGCAGTGTCTTCAGTAACAAAGTCTCTTGGACCTACTTTATATTACGTGTTTTTAACTGCTATATACAAACTTTTCgataattatttaatacaatGCACTTACTGTGTACATACTTACATTGTACTTTTAATTGTTGCAATACCAACATGCAAATAACtatatctgtaattaatttctgaagTTACACTATAATAATCTTTACATGTTAagccacccttaaacctacccatataagaaaaactatttcagtctttacacttaaaaatgtttaatgtttatttcaatgtgttacttgctgtttctttgtaattatttgtgaaatctACTATAAAATTTCTGAATGATAATTGTTTCAAAGAAAGTCgtgtagcattgtttttttttttaaagtgtaataagATGCCTATATAAAGTGAGATCAGTATTTCAAAAACCAGATGCGACAGgataaaataagtaataaaaacTTTTTGTAAATTCTGTGGCTGCAATGAACAACAGGATTGTTTGGCAGTAGTTGATCATACTGGGTAGTTCTGCCTTCACTCAAATCTCATATTTCCAAAATCCCTCTACATCTTtatattaaacatcaaatatatgatatttgtGTCTTATTGtgcagtacttttttttttttttggacaaattACTTGCTGGAACCTTGCTCAAAACCAATGCTGTGCCTGGTTAGGACAATCATAATTGAAGACCATGTAATGGTAAAAATTGACAGATTTCATGTGCAAACAATTATTATCAACTATGATGTGGTTCAAATATTCTCAAAACAGATGCAACAAAACATATTTACTTGCCTGCACAGCAAAGGAATCAGTCCGAACGGCTTTCTTCAAAAGTATAAACCCATCTGTTGTGATATTAACATAGCTGCTATACTGCACTTCATATCTTATGTCAGGATTGATTCCCTGAAAAATAAAGGGAGAAATTGGCAATCTCTTATTGATCCTTGATCAATCTCTTTGTTggtcctggaaaaaaaaaaaaaaaattctctcaaACAAATATTATCCCCAAATCTAACCATTAACTAGCTTTGAAATCAGAGGGGAGTGATAAGTTGGTATGAATGTTGCTTAAGCCCCAACCCAAGTCCTAACATCAACcctaaaactaaaaactgatGTTATTCCAAAACCATCAAGGATGTTGCTCTAGGGTGACATGGGTAAATCACAGTGTGTAAATCACAACTACAATGTCTGCATATActgtaatttaaaagtaaatcacTAACTGATGGTATTAAATgaagttttaaaacttacacTTGCAAAATCGTCATCCCTTGCTCTGACTCTGATGGGTCTGTTGGATGTCCTGTCCCTTAGCACCATGTTTTCAGGCCCTGAAGTACTGTAAACATACCCTTCATATCGATCCTTCTCAAACTTTGGAGCATTTCTGCTCTTTTTCATTACATCAATAGTGACTGAAGTGGTGGCAAACTGATCTCTATTTAATACCTGGGAAGCCTGGGAAGAACGGATAAAGGAAGGTCGCTATTATCAAAATTAAGCAGTGAAAATTGTATTTGCTCAGATGTCACGAGGATGCATATGTCACAAAACTTCTCAAAGTCTTCATAATATGCACAAGAAACTCACCAAAACTAAGAGTGATATTGGGCCAGCTATATCTGCTGGTTTCAGCATGGATATATTTCCAGATTTCTCATCAATCTGAAATATGCTGTCGTCATTTCCTAGGCAATTACAGAAATGATTGTGCAGTTCACGTTGAACATTGAGTGTATAGGAGCAACAGTTATGTGAGGAAAAATGCTTTAATACCTCGAACAATTTTATAGCTTATctcttcatttctgcttttatctCCATCTCTGGCATACACTGGACCTGGCTGCAATTGCAAGGCTCCATCCTGGAAATATCAATTTAGTATGTATAATTTCAAAACACAccattgcatttattaaaagaatagttcaccacaaaattaaaatttacttaAGATTTTCTCAGACCCTCGGGTCATCCAAGActtaaatgagtttgtttgttcatgggaacagatttggagatatTTAAGCATTatgtcacttgctcaccaatggaatgggtgcagtgaatgggtgccgtaagaacgagagttcaaacagctgaaaaaaacatcacaatgacCCACAAGACTTCAGCCCATCATTTAATGTATTGTGAAGATATCGTGAACAAATCCGTCATTTGGGTGtcttaactttaaactgtcactTATAAGCCctatgcatatttctctcctgattcagactgGATTTTAACTGGAGAAAGCAACAGTATGGATGGatgactcatattttagcccgaagcaatgacaaaaatgtaatgatatatttatgataaacatgcagcttttcacttcataaaatattaattgatgaactggagtTCGTTGATTactttgtgatgtttttatcagctgtttggactctctttctgatggcacccattcactgcagaggatccactgatTAGCAAGTTATGTATTACTAAAATTCTTCTAATCTGTTCtgacgaagaaacaaactcatctgcttCTTGGGTGACCTATGATTGGATGAttcagcaaatttaaatttttgggtgaactatttccaTGGTCATaatatgaatgaaaatgtaCCTGTTTCTCTGTTAGGTTCACCCTGCCCTTGTAGCCCAGGCTCAGGCAGAGTTTGGCATTACCACTGCTTACTCTTGTACATGGTTGAAACCAGGGAGGACGGTTATCAATGTCTATAATATTGACGATTATGGTTGCTGAAGCTGTGAAAGAGAGTTCACCCAGTTGTGATGGAAGTGGAGTATCCTGTAAGTGTCAAGAATTGTTTGTCAGATCAGGACAGAATTTTGAAATTATCACATTCAAACGAAACAGCACAATTTTTACATACCTGCACATACAAGATCAGTTTCACCTGTTGGATGACATCGTAATCTAAAATCTTGTTCACAAGGATGCTTGGTATATACATGGTCTCAAGTCTGAAGTATCTATTCTGTAAAGAAATGTTCGTAAAGAAGAGTTCaagcaaatatgcaaaaatgtcatttactACTGTTTCAAACCAATAGCTCTAAATTCTCactgtttatttgatttcagttgtttttttgaAAGTCCATTCACTTAAAGTTCAGAAAGTTAATATAGATTTTATCCATATGAATCGAGTTGTTTAATCCAAGACTTCTGACGAGACAAGCATGCTTGTTTGACCTTGCATTTACCATACTTGATGTGTTCTATGTGTGTTGATTAATTtgtatatgtgaataaaagcctaaattattCACCTTATGTGTTCATCATAAAAAGGGATTGTGTCTATTCAAAAGACATGGACTAAACCAGGGTTCCAAAAATCTTTCCCTGGAatgccaatctgctgcagagtttagctccaaccctgatcaaactcacctacctctgattttctaatgatcttgaatactctgattagcatgctcaggtgtgtttgattagggttagagctaaactctgcaggagtgggccagatttgggGATGCCTGGACTAAACCATTAAATTCATATGGATTATGTTTATTGTGTCattatgaactttttgaagcatTTACTCAAGCTAAAGTTTTGGATAATTACCTTTCAATGCAAGGAAAGGAACTTCatagatttcattaaaaatattttaatttgtctttttgaagatgaacaaagtattctggatttggaacaacatgagggtaagaaactgatgactgaattttcatttctgggtgagcTATCCCATTAATCTTCAGTCAGATTTTCACACAAAGCTAGCACATGACTTCAAAAGACTTGTAACAGCACGGTTGTCATGTTTATGATGCTTTTACGTCTTCAGTGCTTTTGGAGTTTTGCAGCCTCTGGCCCCTGGTAGTTTAATTATATGAAAAAGAGCTTGACCTTTCTGCTCATCTTCTCTTGTTGTGGTCTACAGAACAAGCTCATGtgggtttggaataacatgaggatGAGAGAATGATGACTGACTTATTTTGGGGTAAACAATTcctgaaatatttttttgatcTTCTTATTAGAGAAAAGGAATTGATTACTTACCACAGTTGGTTCCATAGAATAATACAGAACCTCAGAATCATCATCTATTGCTTCAATCAGGGCAATGCTGCTATTAACTGGTGTAAGCTgtgcaaaacacacaaaatgcaacATTAGAATGGCATTAGAATGGCGGCATCCTCACTTTGAcagtagatttaaaaaataatgagcaAGTTGTCCTATTTCACTTACTATATATGTAATCGTGATTTTGCCAAGAAGAACATGTACCTGGatcaacaattatttaaaatatgtcctGCTATGACAAATGTCGAATAGCAATATGCTCTCACCTCATTTATGTCAAGTGTATACTCGCTCTTGTCAAATGATGGAGGGTTGTCATTGATATTCACAACACGAACAATCACAGTCAGAATGATCTGTagataaaatgtacaaatgaatatgaaatgcaaaaaatgaaccaaaaaaacaaaacaactactAATAATCCTTGATATAACAGTGACCCCCAAACAGACTGGGACATTGGATTTCATTACATTAGATAACATTATATCAAGTGGCATCTCCAAACAAATGATAAATGCTAGAGCTTATCTCAAACCAGTCTACACTTTTCTGAGCCATTCTTGCAATTACTTTTAATCAGATTTAATAAGATGGAATTTTAGTGAATATTTGAAGTCCCTTTCCCTCAAGTTCACTCAGGTGTCCTAATGCAGCAACCACAGATGTAGTTCATCATTCAAAACCAAGTGGtgaattctttttttatatttgttgattgATTGTCTTCATCCTGTGCAgtatttacataattttgtcaattaagacctttaaaatgtacttttgtgaaATGCTTTGCTTAAAAAGTGTGTTTCTGCTATCTTTCTTTCAAATTAGACATGGGTTCACATTTTATCTAATACTAAGACTTTTTTGCTTTGCATTCGTCTGCATAAATCCATAATTGTAATTGCAGTTCTGAGTAACTTACACTTCTGTAGCCAGTTTTATTACATCGGATCTGGACAGTTAGTTCTTCAGGGCCTGAAAGTGTCTGGAAAACAGTTTAATATCagtccagtgttaaatcaaatCAAGTTAAAACAAAGTCATATCAGTTTAAGATGGCCAAGCTGGTATTTGGAAGATGGTAGCTGGTTTGTTGCTGGTCCAATTTGGTCTACCACCATGTTTAAACCAGGTCCAGCGTCTGGTAGTGTTGCCATTTAACCTAATCAGCTTGGATCAGATACTGACCATGAATGACCAGCTAGAAACCATGTAAACATAACTACCATCTgaagctggttttagctggatTTTCTAATAGTGTCATCATGGTCTCGACAAAGTAAAGTCATGAAACAAACATACTTCAAAGTCCAGGCCTTTCTTTGCTATCAGTTCTGAACCTCTCAGATCGAAGGCATTCCCAGGATTCTCTGTGAGATTCAGCGTTACATCCTTTGTTGTTGTGTTAATATGGACAACAAGTGTGTCAGCGGTGTTATTCTCTTTAATTGTTACAGGCTCTGAGGGGACGGAACAAACtgtggaaagaaaacaaaaatgaccaTTCTTACCATATTATAGCAGAtataacaaaaatgtgttttgtcatgtaatacaaatatttttgtagaaattcatattttacatttaatacattatatatcttttttgtctgtatttgtaAATGTGTATGCAGAGATACTGTATGTGATACTGAATTTTAGCATGTCAATTTAGCTTTCTGAATCTGATTCTAATAAATTgactattttaattttcactTATTTACTCTAGAATTGTGTGAACatatcaatattttaaactacTAATGCTGTTTTTCGAAATTGTGCTAAGCAGGTTTTAGAGCACATTAAAGTTTTTGAGGGGCAGTTCATTTTCTGTGATGACAATATTTGTAGGAAAGCATTTTGAACCACTAGACATATTTTGAAGCTCTACATTCCGGCCGTCTGTAGACAATGAACAGACATGGCGTCTTTTTATTTCCACTGACTGAGCTGAAATTACTTCCAtcataaaaaatacagagagaCTGACACGTCGTACCGACACAATAGCGTTGTTGACAACAGTTTAGCAAATCTAAAAACTGAAACAAGAATTACTTACTTTTCTCAGCAAAGCAGATTTTGTGAAGGaataatgcaaataaacagcCAAAG
The sequence above is a segment of the Onychostoma macrolepis isolate SWU-2019 chromosome 07, ASM1243209v1, whole genome shotgun sequence genome. Coding sequences within it:
- the cdhr5a gene encoding cadherin-related family member 5 isoform X4 encodes the protein MDIIFKRKSITTIFGCLFALFLHKICFAEKICSVPSEPVTIKENNTADTLVVHINTTTKDVTLNLTENPGNAFDLRGSELIAKKGLDFETLSGPEELTVQIRCNKTGYRSIILTVIVRVVNINDNPPSFDKSEYTLDINELTPVNSSIALIEAIDDDSEVLYYSMEPTVNRYFRLETMYIPSILVNKILDYDVIQQVKLILYVQDTPLPSQLGELSFTASATIIVNIIDIDNRPPWFQPCTRVSSGNAKLCLSLGYKGRVNLTEKQDGALQLQPGPVYARDGDKSRNEEISYKIVRGNDDSIFQIDEKSGNISMLKPADIAGPISLLVLASQVLNRDQFATTSVTIDVMKKSRNAPKFEKDRYEGYVYSTSGPENMVLRDRTSNRPIRVRARDDDFASGINPDIRYEVQYSSYVNITTDGFILLKKAVRTDSFAVQLRAVDVTTGEAGTTTLSVIVVPLVGVQSPDEGYRAGDMALLGFVMAALLVLCLIVIGYLISRVKKGNPDAFKSEVSIFSSMLRDTGRSRSRRAELRERRLDAVQAARVRVIPRERQRHCSSCGLQTHTNHSHHSPAVQTRGKVNKHKVKSILAKERRKDDSHKTVWFKESEDSSDIEVEIIPDTIGLKPEEDMEKVEGDFVSPPPEDSEMELGELTMLNIQDLTSRETANSEGLNTERRDQ
- the cdhr5a gene encoding cadherin-related family member 5 isoform X1 produces the protein MDIIFKRKSITTIFGCLFALFLHKICFAEKICSVPSEPVTIKENNTADTLVVHINTTTKDVTLNLTENPGNAFDLRGSELIAKKGLDFETLSGPEELTVQIRCNKTGYRSIILTVIVRVVNINDNPPSFDKSEYTLDINELTPVNSSIALIEAIDDDSEVLYYSMEPTVNRYFRLETMYIPSILVNKILDYDVIQQVKLILYVQDTPLPSQLGELSFTASATIIVNIIDIDNRPPWFQPCTRVSSGNAKLCLSLGYKGRVNLTEKQDGALQLQPGPVYARDGDKSRNEEISYKIVRGNDDSIFQIDEKSGNISMLKPADIAGPISLLVLASQVLNRDQFATTSVTIDVMKKSRNAPKFEKDRYEGYVYSTSGPENMVLRDRTSNRPIRVRARDDDFASGINPDIRYEVQYSSYVNITTDGFILLKKAVRTDSFAVQLRAVDVTTGEAGTTTLSVIVVPLVGVQSPDEGYRAGDMALLGFVMAALLVLCLIVIGYLISRVKKGNPDAFKSEVSIFSSMLRPCLKFTQPPNRPSPRDSMQFTNDGFLNEGDTGRSRSRRAELRERRLDAVQAARVRVIPRERQRHCSSCGLQTHTNHSHHSPAVQTRGKVNKHKVKSILAKERRKDDSHKTVWFKESEDSSDIEVEIIPDTIGLKPEEDMEKVEGDFVSPPPEDSEMELGELTMLNIQDLTSRETANSEGLNTERRDQ
- the cdhr5a gene encoding cadherin-related family member 5 isoform X2 — protein: MDIIFKRKSITTIFGCLFALFLHKICFAEKICSVPSEPVTIKENNTADTLVVHINTTTKDVTLNLTENPGNAFDLRGSELIAKKGLDFETLSGPEELTVQIRCNKTGYRSIILTVIVRVVNINDNPPSFDKSEYTLDINELTPVNSSIALIEAIDDDSEVLYYSMEPTVNRYFRLETMYIPSILVNKILDYDVIQQVKLILYVQDTPLPSQLGELSFTASATIIVNIIDIDNRPPWFQPCTRVSSGNAKLCLSLGYKGRVNLTEKQDGALQLQPGPVYARDGDKSRNEEISYKIVRGNDDSIFQIDEKSGNISMLKPADIAGPISLLVLASQVLNRDQFATTSVTIDVMKKSRNAPKFEKDRYEGYVYSTSGPENMVLRDRTSNRPIRVRARDDDFASGINPDIRYEVQYSSYVNITTDGFILLKKAVRTDSFAVQLRAVDVTTGEAGTTTLSVIVVPLGVQSPDEGYRAGDMALLGFVMAALLVLCLIVIGYLISRVKKGNPDAFKSEVSIFSSMLRPCLKFTQPPNRPSPRDSMQFTNDGFLNEGDTGRSRSRRAELRERRLDAVQAARVRVIPRERQRHCSSCGLQTHTNHSHHSPAVQTRGKVNKHKVKSILAKERRKDDSHKTVWFKESEDSSDIEVEIIPDTIGLKPEEDMEKVEGDFVSPPPEDSEMELGELTMLNIQDLTSRETANSEGLNTERRDQ